In Chloroflexota bacterium, the DNA window GGGGTCGGTGCTGACCAGCTGCAGACAGACCATCTCTGCGCCGTAATCGTCGACGCACTTCTTGGCCCAGGCGGCGGGGTCGTCAGCGACGTCAGCAAAGGGCTCCAGGGCAGCTTCAGGCCATTCCTGGGGAGGCGTATCGTAGACCTCCATGGCGATTCTGGGCAGACGCGGCATCTCGCCTTCAAAAAGGTAGAACGGATAGCAGCTTTCTCCACCCACGACGACTGCCTTATCACCTTTGCCCAGCTTGATTTCCTTAATCTTACCGGTGTAGGTAGTCTTCGGTATCTCAAATGCCATTTTTATCTCCTTTTACTAGGCTGGAGTCTTGCGCTTTTCGCTGCCAAACCAGTCTGTTCCGTACCAGTATCGTTCCGCAGTATTCAGATATTTCAGTTTTTCGGCCCGATTTCCCAGTTTCTGCCGCCACCTGCCCATCTCTTCGCCCTCGGGCTTTCCCTTCTCATAGGTTGCCCCGAGTACCTCCACTTTGTCGCGATTGGGTGCCTTCGTTTCCTCAATCTGATATTCTTCCATATTCGCCTCCTTCTAAGCCAAACCTGCGGCAAGCTTGGCCGCTCTCACTGTGTTCAACATCAGCATGGTTATGGTCATCGGCCCAACGCCACCCGGCACCGGCGTGATGGCGCTTGCCTTTTCCTTCACGCCCTCAAAGTCAACGTCGCCAACCAGAATGGCCTTGCCCTCCGCCGTCTTGCCGATCCGGTTCACGCCGACATCAATCACCACCACTCCCTCCTTGACCATATCGGCGGTAACAGCTTTGGGTCGGCCGGCGGCCACTATCAGTATATCAGCCCTCTTGGTGTGAAAGGAAATATCACGGGTGCCGGTATGGCAGATGGTGACGGTGGCATTGGCCCCCGGTTTTTTCTGTAGCAGAATATTGGCAATCGGTTTGCCGACGATGTTGCTCCTGCCAACGACGACAACCTCGGCACCTTCAATCTGCACTCCAGACCTGACCAGAAGCTGCTGGATGCCGTGCGGAGTGCAGGGTAAATAATCAGGCTCCCCTATCATTAATTTTCCCACATTGACCGGATGAAATCCATCCACGTCCTTTTTGGGGTTGATGGCGTAGAGCACTTCCGTTTCATTGAGGTGTTTGGGGAGAGGTAATTGCACCAGAATGCCGTGTATCTTCGGGTCTTTGTTCAGTCTGTCAACGAGCGCCATAAGCTCATCCTGAGAGGTCTTCTCGGGCAGGTCAAATCGTTCCGAGTGGATGCCCAGTTCGATTGAGACTTTTTCCTTCCCTCCCACGTAAGACTGTGACGCAGGGTCCTCTCCGACCAGCACGGTGGCCAGACCCGGCACCAGGTTGTGCTTTTCTTTGAGCTCGGCAATCTCCTGCTTTAATTCCTCCCGGATATTCCCGGCTATTTCCTTACCGCTGATAATCTTTGCCGTCATTTTCTACTCCTCTAATGCGTTTTTGTCGCCTGAATTTTATTCTGTAGCAGTCCGGCCAGCAAAGCATCAACCGCATTCGTCGCCCTGCATTCGGGCAGGTCGAGGAGCGGTTTCATCGCCATATCGAATTCACTCACGGTATCATCCATGGGAATGATGGTGGTCGGTTCAATCCCCAGCTTGGTCATTTCTTCTTTTATATGTGGGTCTATACCGTCGGGAACCAGGTTGATGATAACGGACTGCCGCTTCACCACCAGCTTGAGTTCATCCACGAGCTCTTTGATGTGGGCGATGGTGCGGACGCCTTTCACCGAGTGATTGGAAACGAGGAGCAGCTCGTCGATGTTCTGCGTGGTGCGGCGGCTCAGGTGCTCCATGCCGGCTTCGTTGTCCATAACAATGTACTGATAGTTGCCGGCCATGCTGTCCATGAACTTGCGCAGGAGCAGGTTGGGATAGCAGTAGCAGTCGGGACCCTCTCCCCGGCCCATGGTCACCAGGTCAAGGCCCTTGCTTTCCACCATGGCGTCGTTGAGTTTGACTTCCAGGTACGCTTCCTTGGTCATTCCCGGTGGGATATTGATTTTCTCTTCATTGAAGGTGGCAATGATGGAGCCAACGGTCTGCCTGATGCTGAGCCCGAGGCT includes these proteins:
- the folD gene encoding bifunctional methylenetetrahydrofolate dehydrogenase/methenyltetrahydrofolate cyclohydrolase FolD, encoding MTAKIISGKEIAGNIREELKQEIAELKEKHNLVPGLATVLVGEDPASQSYVGGKEKVSIELGIHSERFDLPEKTSQDELMALVDRLNKDPKIHGILVQLPLPKHLNETEVLYAINPKKDVDGFHPVNVGKLMIGEPDYLPCTPHGIQQLLVRSGVQIEGAEVVVVGRSNIVGKPIANILLQKKPGANATVTICHTGTRDISFHTKRADILIVAAGRPKAVTADMVKEGVVVIDVGVNRIGKTAEGKAILVGDVDFEGVKEKASAITPVPGGVGPMTITMLMLNTVRAAKLAAGLA
- a CDS encoding AAA family ATPase, producing MSYNIAVAGKGGSGKTTVASLVVRYLKQNGLGPILAVDADPNANLGESLGLSIRQTVGSIIATFNEEKINIPPGMTKEAYLEVKLNDAMVESKGLDLVTMGRGEGPDCYCYPNLLLRKFMDSMAGNYQYIVMDNEAGMEHLSRRTTQNIDELLLVSNHSVKGVRTIAHIKELVDELKLVVKRQSVIINLVPDGIDPHIKEEMTKLGIEPTTIIPMDDTVSEFDMAMKPLLDLPECRATNAVDALLAGLLQNKIQATKTH